From Stenotrophomonas maltophilia, a single genomic window includes:
- the thrS gene encoding threonine--tRNA ligase, protein MINITLPDGSRREFENPVSVMDVAQSIGAGLAKATIAGSVDGVLVDASDVIDHDASLRIITAKDEEGVEIIRHSCAHLVGHAVKQLYPDVKMVIGPVIAEGFYYDIYSERPFTPEDMAAIEKRMGELIAQDYDVIKKMTPRAEVVEIFKARGEDYKLRLIEDMSDDIQAMGMYYHQEYVDMCRGPHVPNTRFLKAFKLTRISGAYWRGDAQNEQLQRIYGTAWADKKQLEAYIKRIEEAEMRDHRRIGKQQDLFHLQEEAPGLVFWHPKGWALWQVVEQYMRKVYRKTGYGEVRCPQILDVSLWQKSGHWDNYQDAMFFTESEKRTYALKPMNCPGHVQVFNQGLHSYRDLPIRYGEFGACHRNEPSGALHGILRVRGFTQDDGHVFCTENQVEAEVTAFHQQALAVYQHFGFDEIQVKIALRPESRLGDDATWDKAEGALRSALSSNGVEWQELPGEGAFYGPKIEYHLKDAIGRTWQLGTMQVDFMMPGRLGAEYVDENSQKKHPVMLHRAIVGSMERFLGILIEHHAGQFPAWLAPTQVVVANITDAQAEYVSGVTKTLAEQGFRVSSDLRNEKIGYKIREHTLQRVPYLLVIGDREKENGAVAVRTRSGEDLGSMSLQAFIERLHAEGA, encoded by the coding sequence ATGATCAATATCACCCTTCCCGACGGCAGCCGCCGCGAGTTCGAAAACCCCGTCAGCGTCATGGACGTCGCCCAGTCGATCGGCGCCGGCCTGGCCAAGGCCACCATCGCCGGCTCGGTCGATGGCGTGCTGGTCGATGCCAGCGATGTCATCGACCACGATGCCAGCCTGCGCATCATCACCGCCAAGGACGAGGAGGGCGTGGAGATCATCCGCCACTCCTGCGCCCACCTGGTCGGCCACGCCGTCAAGCAGCTGTACCCGGACGTCAAGATGGTCATCGGCCCGGTGATCGCCGAAGGCTTCTACTACGACATCTACTCCGAGCGCCCGTTCACCCCGGAAGACATGGCGGCGATCGAGAAGCGCATGGGCGAGCTGATCGCCCAGGACTACGACGTCATCAAGAAGATGACGCCGCGCGCCGAAGTGGTCGAGATCTTCAAGGCCCGTGGCGAGGACTACAAGCTGCGCCTGATCGAGGACATGTCCGACGACATCCAGGCGATGGGCATGTACTACCACCAGGAATACGTGGACATGTGCCGTGGCCCGCACGTGCCGAACACCCGCTTCCTGAAGGCCTTCAAGCTGACCCGCATCTCCGGCGCCTACTGGCGCGGTGACGCGCAGAACGAGCAGCTGCAGCGCATCTACGGCACCGCCTGGGCCGACAAGAAGCAGCTTGAGGCGTACATCAAGCGCATCGAAGAAGCCGAAATGCGCGACCACCGCCGCATCGGCAAGCAGCAGGACCTGTTCCACCTGCAGGAAGAGGCCCCGGGCCTGGTGTTCTGGCACCCCAAGGGCTGGGCGCTGTGGCAGGTGGTCGAGCAGTACATGCGCAAGGTCTATCGCAAGACCGGCTACGGCGAAGTGCGCTGCCCGCAGATCCTGGACGTGAGCCTGTGGCAGAAGTCCGGCCACTGGGACAACTACCAGGACGCGATGTTCTTCACCGAATCGGAGAAGCGCACCTACGCGCTCAAGCCGATGAACTGCCCGGGCCACGTACAGGTGTTCAACCAGGGCCTGCACAGCTACCGCGACCTGCCGATCCGCTATGGCGAGTTCGGTGCCTGCCACCGCAACGAGCCCTCCGGCGCGCTGCACGGCATCCTGCGCGTGCGTGGTTTCACCCAGGACGACGGCCACGTGTTCTGCACCGAAAACCAGGTCGAGGCGGAAGTGACCGCGTTCCACCAGCAGGCGCTGGCGGTCTACCAGCACTTCGGCTTCGATGAGATCCAGGTCAAGATCGCCCTGCGTCCGGAATCGCGCCTGGGCGACGACGCCACCTGGGACAAGGCCGAAGGCGCGCTGCGCTCGGCACTGTCCAGCAATGGGGTGGAGTGGCAGGAACTGCCGGGCGAGGGTGCCTTCTACGGCCCGAAGATCGAGTACCACCTGAAGGACGCCATCGGCCGTACCTGGCAGCTGGGCACCATGCAGGTCGACTTCATGATGCCGGGCCGCCTCGGCGCCGAGTACGTGGACGAGAACAGCCAGAAGAAGCACCCGGTCATGCTGCACCGGGCCATCGTCGGCTCGATGGAGCGCTTCCTGGGCATCCTGATCGAGCACCACGCCGGCCAGTTCCCGGCCTGGCTGGCGCCGACCCAGGTGGTGGTGGCCAACATCACCGACGCCCAGGCTGAATACGTCTCGGGCGTGACCAAAACCCTTGCGGAGCAAGGCTTCCGCGTCAGCTCGGATTTGCGTAACGAGAAGATCGGCTATAAAATCCGCGAGCATACGTTGCAGCGCGTGCCGTACCTGCTGGTCATTGGTGACCGCGAGAAGGAAAACGGCGCTGTAGCGGTGCGTACGCGTTCTGGCGAAGACCTGGGCAGCATGAGCCTGCAGGCCTTCATCGAGCGGCTCCACGCCGAGGGCGCGTAA
- a CDS encoding TonB-dependent siderophore receptor, whose translation MYTLSLPARAGLLRAPLSALALAVSGMLPGLAAADEARTLDTVQVTAPIATESGSATKTDTPLREIPQSISVITDRQMRDRGIHGVEEAVWYTAGAQGGQYGEDTRSDWLLVRGFKPARYLDGLATVEGTWTGESRLEPYGLERIDVLKGPASVNYGAMPPGGLINFVSKRPHANPLQEVELQVGNYGLKQAAFDIGGALNDSGSVLYRLVGLARNSDNVIDHVHDDRYYLAPSLTWTPDDANALTVLARYQKNDTVETGGFLPYQGTVVPGANGRYISRHFFSGEPGVNDYTKESAALGYEFRHDFGDGTVFNQNVRYSWAEVDASRGSLGLFGLVSPDSTELVRYYYPRLDKSESVAIDNNLTFHFRSGRAEHTVLAGLDYRRARNDYASAFLFGAPGIDAYNPVYGAPVQVPDYTSRQVQTQSTLGLYLQDQIRIDRWLVTLAGRQDWVGTDTEQRIGTASRAHQSDDRFSGRVGVNYLFDNGVSPYVSWSQSFQTTIGTDYERRAFVPTTGEQFEAGVKYQPEGGRLLLTAAAYQIEQDNTLTVDPQHTLFSIQQGQTRVRGAELEGRWNIGQGLSVYGSYTRLDAKVRRSTDAASVGKRVALVPKESASLGADYTFTAGALSGFGFGAGVRYNGGIYGDIYNDWYTPSFTLIDASVHYDRGPWRLQVNAANAADRKYVSACNSATWCYYGYPRTVTASLRYQW comes from the coding sequence ATGTATACGCTGTCGCTGCCGGCCCGTGCCGGCCTGCTCCGTGCCCCACTCTCCGCCCTCGCCCTTGCCGTCTCCGGCATGCTTCCGGGCCTGGCCGCGGCCGACGAGGCGCGTACGCTCGACACCGTACAGGTGACCGCCCCGATCGCCACCGAGAGCGGCAGCGCGACCAAGACCGATACCCCGCTGCGCGAGATCCCGCAGTCGATCTCGGTCATCACCGACCGGCAGATGCGTGACCGTGGCATCCATGGCGTTGAAGAGGCGGTGTGGTACACCGCCGGCGCCCAGGGCGGCCAGTACGGCGAAGACACGCGCAGCGACTGGCTGCTGGTCCGTGGTTTCAAACCCGCCCGCTACCTTGATGGCCTGGCCACGGTGGAAGGCACCTGGACCGGCGAATCACGCCTGGAGCCCTATGGCCTGGAGCGCATCGACGTGCTGAAGGGCCCGGCCTCGGTCAACTACGGTGCGATGCCGCCGGGCGGCCTGATCAACTTCGTCAGCAAGCGGCCGCACGCCAACCCGTTGCAGGAGGTGGAGCTGCAGGTCGGCAACTACGGCCTGAAGCAGGCCGCCTTCGACATCGGCGGTGCGCTCAATGACAGCGGCAGCGTGCTGTACCGGCTGGTCGGCCTGGCCCGCAACAGCGACAACGTGATCGACCACGTCCATGACGATCGCTACTACCTGGCCCCCTCGCTGACCTGGACGCCGGACGATGCCAACGCGCTGACCGTGCTGGCCCGCTACCAGAAGAACGACACGGTCGAAACCGGCGGCTTCCTGCCTTACCAGGGCACGGTAGTGCCCGGCGCCAACGGCCGCTATATCTCCCGCCACTTCTTCAGCGGCGAGCCGGGCGTGAACGACTACACCAAGGAAAGCGCCGCGCTCGGCTATGAATTCCGCCATGACTTCGGCGATGGCACCGTGTTCAACCAGAACGTGCGCTACAGCTGGGCCGAAGTGGACGCCAGCCGCGGCAGCCTGGGCCTGTTCGGCCTGGTGTCGCCGGACAGCACCGAGCTGGTGCGCTACTACTACCCGCGCCTGGACAAGTCCGAAAGCGTGGCCATCGACAACAACCTGACCTTCCACTTCCGCAGCGGCCGTGCCGAGCACACGGTGCTGGCGGGGCTGGACTACCGTCGCGCGCGCAACGATTACGCCTCGGCATTCCTGTTCGGCGCGCCCGGCATCGATGCCTACAACCCGGTATATGGCGCGCCGGTGCAGGTACCCGACTACACCTCGCGCCAGGTGCAGACGCAGAGCACGCTGGGCCTGTACCTGCAGGACCAGATCCGCATCGACCGCTGGCTGGTCACGCTGGCCGGGCGCCAGGACTGGGTCGGTACCGATACCGAGCAGCGCATCGGCACCGCCAGCCGCGCCCACCAGAGCGATGACAGGTTCTCCGGCCGGGTGGGCGTGAACTACCTGTTCGACAATGGCGTGAGCCCCTACGTGAGCTGGTCGCAGTCGTTCCAGACCACCATCGGTACCGACTACGAGAGGCGCGCGTTCGTGCCGACCACCGGCGAGCAGTTCGAGGCCGGCGTGAAGTACCAGCCCGAGGGTGGCCGCCTGCTGCTGACCGCCGCGGCGTACCAGATCGAGCAGGACAACACGCTCACCGTCGACCCGCAGCACACCCTGTTCTCGATCCAGCAGGGCCAGACCCGCGTGCGCGGTGCCGAGCTGGAAGGGCGCTGGAACATCGGCCAGGGCCTGAGCGTGTACGGCAGCTACACCCGCCTCGACGCCAAGGTCCGGCGCAGTACCGATGCCGCTTCGGTAGGCAAGCGGGTGGCGCTGGTGCCGAAGGAAAGCGCGTCGTTGGGCGCCGACTACACCTTCACCGCCGGCGCGCTGAGCGGGTTCGGCTTCGGTGCGGGCGTGCGCTACAACGGCGGCATCTACGGCGACATCTACAACGACTGGTACACGCCGTCGTTCACCCTCATCGATGCCAGCGTGCATTACGACCGCGGCCCGTGGCGCCTGCAGGTCAATGCCGCCAACGCCGCCGACAGGAAGTACGTGTCGGCCTGCAACAGCGCGACCTGGTGCTACTACGGCTACCCGCGTACCGTCACCGCCAGCCTGCGCTACCAATGGTGA
- a CDS encoding PepSY-associated TM helix domain-containing protein, protein MKFSSQTLRTFTTLHTWVGLVAGFGLFVAFYAGALTLFHHDLPLWQTPGAATAMPASLDDAQYLLEDVLAAHAEARRHVGMTFPGAEHPQPLAYWQADDGGWRYAWPGQTAGSPTPPQSGLAELVNELHYSLGLPVAGIYVMGIVSLLYGMALLSGLVIHLPKLLGDLFALRPGRNLKQLWQDAHNVIGVLSLPFHLMFAVTGALLCLVFIQIALLNPLIFDGKALQAVPTAMDTAPVRAASGVPAAPGSLRELHARALEVARAQGVTDFEPAYLKLANGGDANATIEITGESSGTLGPLGSVALDVASGRLLASQLPGHRDANHATLSAAYALHFGEFGNGVVVWLYFLLGLGGAFLFYSGNLLWIESRRKRRQPQQPRSGVNMARATVGVCIGLCVAISVAFASALVLERVAPSAVDHGIRWACFGSWAACALWAALRRPAQAARELLWAAAISTALVPVLHGALSGDWLWRAAAHGHWPLFWVDAIALAMAFGFARLALASQRRARNGDPNSVWAN, encoded by the coding sequence ATGAAGTTCAGCTCGCAGACCCTGCGCACGTTCACCACCCTGCACACCTGGGTCGGCCTGGTGGCCGGCTTCGGGCTGTTCGTGGCCTTCTATGCCGGTGCGCTGACCCTGTTCCACCACGACCTGCCGCTGTGGCAGACGCCGGGCGCGGCCACTGCGATGCCCGCCAGCCTGGATGACGCGCAGTACCTGCTGGAGGACGTGCTGGCCGCACATGCGGAAGCACGCCGGCATGTCGGCATGACCTTCCCCGGTGCCGAGCATCCGCAGCCGCTGGCCTACTGGCAGGCCGACGACGGGGGGTGGCGCTATGCCTGGCCGGGGCAGACCGCCGGCAGCCCGACGCCGCCGCAGTCGGGCCTGGCCGAACTGGTCAACGAGCTGCACTACAGCCTGGGCCTGCCGGTGGCCGGCATCTACGTGATGGGCATCGTCAGCCTGCTGTATGGCATGGCCCTGCTCAGTGGCCTGGTGATCCATCTGCCGAAACTGCTCGGCGACCTGTTCGCGCTGCGCCCGGGCCGCAACCTCAAGCAGCTGTGGCAGGACGCACACAACGTGATCGGTGTGCTCAGCCTGCCGTTCCACCTGATGTTCGCGGTGACCGGTGCCCTGCTCTGCCTGGTGTTCATCCAGATCGCCCTGCTCAATCCGCTCATCTTCGATGGCAAGGCCCTGCAGGCGGTGCCGACGGCGATGGACACCGCGCCCGTGCGCGCCGCCAGCGGCGTGCCGGCCGCTCCGGGCAGCCTGCGCGAACTGCATGCGCGCGCGCTGGAAGTGGCACGCGCGCAGGGCGTGACCGATTTCGAACCGGCCTACCTGAAACTGGCCAACGGCGGTGATGCCAATGCCACCATCGAGATCACCGGTGAATCCAGCGGCACCCTCGGCCCACTCGGCTCGGTCGCGCTGGACGTCGCCAGTGGACGCCTGCTGGCCAGCCAGCTGCCCGGCCACCGTGATGCCAACCACGCCACGCTCAGCGCGGCCTATGCGCTGCATTTTGGTGAGTTCGGCAATGGCGTGGTGGTCTGGCTGTACTTCCTGCTGGGCCTGGGCGGTGCCTTCCTGTTCTATTCGGGCAACCTGCTGTGGATCGAATCGCGGCGCAAGCGCCGGCAACCACAACAGCCGCGCTCCGGGGTGAACATGGCGCGGGCCACGGTGGGCGTGTGCATCGGCCTGTGCGTGGCGATCTCGGTCGCGTTCGCCAGCGCACTGGTGCTGGAACGGGTGGCACCGTCCGCCGTTGATCACGGCATCCGCTGGGCCTGTTTCGGCAGCTGGGCCGCGTGTGCGCTGTGGGCGGCACTGCGCCGCCCGGCCCAGGCGGCACGCGAGCTCCTCTGGGCCGCTGCGATCAGCACCGCGCTGGTGCCGGTGCTGCATGGCGCCCTCAGCGGTGACTGGTTGTGGCGCGCGGCCGCGCATGGGCACTGGCCGCTGTTCTGGGTCGATGCGATCGCACTGGCCATGGCGTTCGGTTTTGCCCGGCTGGCCCTGGCCAGCCAGCGTCGCGCGCGCAACGGCGATCCCAACAGCGTCTGGGCCAATTGA
- a CDS encoding VOC family protein, with amino-acid sequence MILIDRLDHLVLTVADIERSCDFYQRVLGMQVVRFGAGRTALQFGQQKINLHPASAPLQPHAAQPTPGSADLCLVTGTATADVLAHLRAQAVVVEEGPVPRTGALGPIESVYFRDPDGNLIEVSRYPSGA; translated from the coding sequence ATGATCCTCATCGACCGCCTCGACCATCTGGTCCTCACCGTTGCCGACATCGAGCGCAGCTGTGACTTCTATCAGCGCGTGCTTGGCATGCAGGTCGTGCGTTTCGGCGCCGGCCGCACTGCGCTGCAGTTCGGCCAGCAGAAGATCAACCTGCACCCGGCCAGTGCGCCGCTGCAGCCGCACGCCGCGCAGCCCACGCCGGGCAGTGCCGATCTGTGCCTGGTCACGGGCACGGCGACTGCCGATGTGCTGGCCCATCTGCGCGCGCAGGCTGTCGTGGTGGAAGAGGGGCCGGTGCCGCGCACAGGTGCATTGGGGCCGATCGAGTCGGTGTACTTCCGCGACCCTGACGGCAATCTGATCGAAGTCAGCCGTTACCCCAGCGGCGCGTGA
- a CDS encoding glycoside hydrolase family 18 protein: MLRQTVAVLAVLIAGALPIAAHAAAAPQPPIFGAYYPGGSAERYPVSSIPAERLTHLFYAFSTIEDGRCTVGAEAPANFAALAELKRAHPHLRTLISIGGWGAGGFSDAALSEASRKRLVDSCMALFFDRHAGSFDGVDIDWEFPVSGGPKELAHRPQDRANLTRLAQAFRAALDARGRKQGQPMLLTAALAAGRLQTDGPYDPAASYDLPALARVFDFINLMSYDMGTGFSAVSTFNAPLHEVPADPLAPELRRWNNVAGAVQYYRDHGVPAHKLVLGVPFYGRGFKVTGDAADGLYQAYSAPADAGDWRVIKARYLDQPGWTKHWQPQAQSPWLYNPQQKIFISYEDPRSIGLRAQFAREQGLAGVFMWELTGDDEQASLLNAMLGPWQKARIGD, encoded by the coding sequence ATGTTGCGCCAGACCGTGGCTGTCCTTGCCGTGCTGATTGCCGGTGCCCTGCCCATCGCTGCACACGCCGCTGCGGCTCCGCAGCCACCAATCTTCGGTGCCTACTATCCTGGCGGGTCGGCCGAGCGCTATCCGGTGTCGAGCATTCCGGCCGAACGCCTGACCCACCTGTTCTATGCGTTTTCCACCATTGAAGACGGCCGCTGCACAGTCGGTGCCGAAGCGCCGGCCAACTTCGCTGCGCTGGCCGAGCTGAAGAGGGCGCATCCGCACCTGCGCACGCTGATTTCCATCGGCGGCTGGGGCGCGGGCGGTTTCTCCGATGCGGCGCTGAGCGAGGCCAGCCGCAAGCGCCTGGTCGATTCCTGCATGGCGCTGTTCTTCGATCGCCACGCCGGCAGCTTCGATGGCGTGGACATCGACTGGGAATTCCCGGTCAGTGGTGGGCCGAAGGAGCTGGCGCACCGCCCGCAGGATCGCGCCAACCTGACCAGGCTCGCGCAGGCGTTCCGCGCCGCACTCGACGCCCGCGGGCGCAAGCAAGGGCAGCCGATGCTGCTGACCGCCGCATTGGCCGCCGGTCGCCTGCAGACCGATGGCCCCTACGATCCGGCGGCCAGCTACGACCTGCCGGCGCTGGCCAGGGTGTTCGATTTCATCAACCTGATGAGCTACGACATGGGCACCGGTTTTTCGGCGGTGTCGACCTTCAACGCCCCGCTGCATGAAGTACCGGCCGATCCGCTGGCACCGGAACTGCGGCGCTGGAACAACGTGGCCGGCGCGGTGCAGTACTACCGCGACCACGGTGTGCCGGCCCACAAGCTGGTGCTGGGCGTGCCGTTCTATGGCCGTGGCTTCAAGGTCACCGGTGACGCCGCCGATGGGCTGTACCAGGCCTACAGCGCACCGGCCGACGCGGGCGACTGGCGGGTGATCAAGGCGCGCTATCTGGACCAGCCCGGCTGGACGAAGCATTGGCAGCCGCAGGCGCAGAGCCCGTGGCTGTACAACCCGCAGCAGAAGATCTTCATCAGCTACGAAGACCCGCGCTCGATCGGGCTGCGCGCGCAGTTCGCCCGCGAGCAGGGCCTGGCCGGGGTGTTCATGTGGGAGCTGACCGGCGATGACGAACAGGCCAGCCTGCTCAACGCCATGCTTGGCCCGTGGCAGAAGGCCCGCATCGGCGATTGA
- a CDS encoding serine hydrolase domain-containing protein, which produces MRSILPVLTLLCALCAATFTASAAPPDPARLLALQQAIARDELKQIRSVLLQVDGQVIYEGYFNGADAQTLHDVRSASKGVTALLVGAAIGEGRVPGVQARVYDYFPAFTAHHAVDPRLRATTLQDLLSMSSLWECDDENPFSAGHEERMYVTERWLEFALALPVKGFAPWMQRPQDSPHGRAFAYCTANPFVLGAVLEQASGQPLADYAARVLEQPLGITHSQWNRSPEGIGMGGGGTRYRTRDLARFGQLVLDGGRWQGRQLVPADYIAAMVQAQATTPDGSDYGYQWWGLKLDVQGASRTVWAMSGNGGNYVFVLPEQRVVAVVTSQAFNRSFAHPQSRRILTEFLLPALR; this is translated from the coding sequence ATGCGTTCGATCCTGCCCGTCCTGACCCTGCTCTGCGCCCTGTGTGCCGCGACCTTCACCGCTAGCGCCGCGCCGCCAGATCCGGCACGCCTGCTGGCGCTGCAGCAGGCCATCGCCCGCGATGAACTCAAGCAGATCCGCAGCGTGCTGCTGCAGGTCGATGGCCAGGTGATCTACGAGGGCTACTTCAACGGCGCCGACGCACAGACCCTGCACGACGTGCGATCGGCCAGCAAGGGCGTGACGGCACTGCTGGTCGGCGCCGCCATCGGCGAGGGACGCGTGCCCGGCGTGCAGGCCCGGGTGTACGACTACTTCCCGGCGTTCACCGCGCACCATGCGGTCGACCCGCGCCTGCGCGCCACCACCCTGCAGGACCTGCTGTCCATGAGCAGCCTGTGGGAGTGCGATGACGAGAACCCGTTCTCGGCCGGCCACGAAGAACGCATGTACGTCACCGAGCGGTGGCTGGAGTTCGCGCTGGCGCTGCCGGTGAAGGGCTTTGCGCCCTGGATGCAGCGGCCGCAGGACAGCCCGCATGGCCGCGCGTTCGCCTACTGCACCGCCAACCCGTTCGTGCTCGGTGCCGTGCTTGAACAGGCCAGCGGCCAACCGCTGGCCGACTATGCCGCACGCGTTCTGGAGCAGCCGCTGGGCATCACCCACAGCCAGTGGAACCGTTCGCCGGAGGGCATCGGCATGGGCGGCGGCGGCACCCGCTACCGCACGCGTGACCTGGCCCGGTTCGGCCAGCTGGTACTGGACGGTGGACGCTGGCAGGGTCGCCAGCTGGTCCCCGCGGACTACATCGCGGCGATGGTGCAGGCGCAGGCCACGACGCCCGATGGCAGCGATTATGGCTACCAGTGGTGGGGCCTGAAGCTCGATGTGCAGGGTGCGTCGCGCACCGTGTGGGCGATGTCCGGCAATGGCGGCAACTATGTGTTCGTGCTGCCCGAACAGCGCGTGGTGGCCGTGGTCACCAGCCAGGCCTTCAACCGCTCCTTCGCCCATCCGCAGTCGCGGCGCATCCTCACCGAGTTCCTGCTGCCGGCGCTGCGCTGA
- a CDS encoding winged helix-turn-helix transcriptional regulator: protein MDTLRLLDLDIDRPAQRVSRAGQVLPVSGLSWTLLDVMLAHGAEVIDFDTLAAQVWAPAVVGEDAVSQRVKLLRQALGDDSRRPRYIRSVRGRGYQLCAQPLPGTAQPARSRWRGRAGWGLMAAVALGVAATLVWWPRPPAPGAAQAALQRADYYAGIGQASNNERAISLYRHALQVDPESAPARRGLSRALAAQGCLFNGSPAQVKEALALASEERRRAPRDAAAHALWGYAQDCLGDMPQAMAGYARALELDPADERSRASLAYLRQERGQLVTALRENLSLKAPERVRFRDVQVARELELLGFTQAAAQRHARNFQLYPDNVFSNIAWPRSLYLAGAPQRARQALDEALARGTPHPQLLRMKGELALLAGDPVIAAEAFERGRQLRPQQSLGQTLAGLYGAQPAQDAWIGQRLQQLDASAGDGWSDTGVERALLLQAAGRTDAAVAALHQAVDDGFRDVAWLRATPLLVPLHGAPGWPALLERIDTDIARQRAQVLAAAWRPEDLAALSAAPAAGTR, encoded by the coding sequence ATGGACACCCTTCGCCTGCTCGATCTGGACATTGACCGCCCGGCACAGCGGGTCAGCCGCGCCGGCCAGGTCCTGCCGGTCAGCGGCCTGAGCTGGACGCTGCTGGACGTGATGCTGGCGCACGGCGCCGAGGTCATCGATTTCGACACCCTGGCGGCGCAGGTCTGGGCGCCGGCAGTGGTCGGCGAAGATGCGGTCAGCCAACGGGTCAAGCTGCTGCGCCAGGCACTGGGCGATGACAGCCGCCGGCCGCGCTACATCCGTTCGGTGCGTGGGCGCGGCTACCAGCTGTGCGCGCAGCCGTTGCCGGGTACCGCACAGCCTGCCCGGTCACGTTGGCGCGGCAGGGCAGGGTGGGGCCTGATGGCGGCCGTGGCGCTGGGCGTCGCCGCAACGCTGGTGTGGTGGCCGCGGCCGCCTGCACCGGGTGCGGCGCAGGCGGCGCTGCAGCGCGCCGATTATTACGCCGGCATCGGCCAGGCCAGCAACAACGAGCGGGCGATCAGCCTGTACCGGCACGCGCTGCAGGTCGATCCGGAGTCCGCGCCGGCGCGGCGGGGACTGTCGCGTGCGTTGGCAGCGCAGGGCTGCCTGTTCAACGGCTCGCCGGCACAAGTGAAAGAGGCGCTGGCCCTGGCCAGCGAGGAGCGCAGGCGGGCGCCGCGCGATGCCGCCGCCCATGCCCTGTGGGGCTATGCGCAGGACTGCCTCGGCGACATGCCGCAGGCGATGGCCGGTTACGCGCGTGCGCTGGAACTGGATCCGGCCGACGAACGCAGCCGCGCGTCGCTGGCGTATCTGCGGCAGGAGCGCGGCCAGTTGGTGACGGCGCTGCGCGAGAACCTGTCATTGAAGGCGCCCGAGCGCGTGCGTTTCCGCGACGTGCAGGTGGCGCGCGAGCTGGAACTGCTGGGCTTCACCCAGGCTGCAGCGCAACGCCACGCGCGCAACTTCCAGCTCTACCCGGACAACGTCTTCTCCAATATCGCCTGGCCACGCAGCCTGTATCTGGCCGGCGCGCCGCAACGGGCCAGGCAGGCGCTGGACGAGGCGCTGGCGCGGGGCACGCCACACCCGCAGCTGCTGCGGATGAAGGGAGAGCTCGCGCTGCTGGCCGGTGACCCGGTGATAGCGGCAGAGGCGTTCGAGCGCGGCCGCCAGCTGCGGCCCCAGCAATCACTGGGGCAGACGCTGGCGGGCCTGTACGGCGCGCAGCCGGCGCAGGACGCGTGGATCGGGCAGCGTCTGCAGCAGCTCGACGCCAGCGCCGGCGACGGCTGGTCCGACACGGGCGTGGAGCGGGCACTGCTGCTGCAGGCTGCTGGACGTACAGATGCGGCCGTCGCCGCATTGCATCAGGCCGTCGATGATGGCTTCCGTGACGTGGCGTGGCTGCGTGCCACGCCGCTGCTGGTGCCCCTGCACGGCGCCCCGGGCTGGCCCGCGTTGCTGGAGCGCATCGATACCGACATCGCCCGTCAGCGCGCGCAGGTGTTGGCCGCCGCCTGGCGGCCGGAGGACCTGGCCGCCCTCAGCGCAGCGCCGGCAGCAGGAACTCGGTGA